The sequence below is a genomic window from Mycobacteriales bacterium.
AGAAGTCGACGTAGCTCGGATGGTGCAGCGTCGAGAACTCCCACGGCACCGGGTGGTTGAGGATCACCACGCCGCCTTCGCGCACCAGTGGCTTGTTCCGGTACATGTTGAAGAAGTAGCCGAGGCCCAGGCACGCGGCGAGGATCGGGTTCATCACGCTGTTGACGTTGTAGGGGCACAGATAGGGCAGCCCCATCACCAAGACGTCGGTCTGCCCGTCGACCTCGACCAGCTGCTGACGGTGAACCCGTTCGAGGGTCGCGTCGTGGACCGGCTCGACCGCGCCGGCCGCGATGCCGGTCATGGCGTACGGCGCCTCCATCTTCTGGAAGATCTTCCGGCGCTGTTTCGGCGGCAGCAGGTCCAGTCCGCGCTTCGACCCGAGGAAGGTCGCCTGGTCGCGGATCGACCACTCCCACTCGCGCTTGGTCAGGAAGCCGTACTGCGACGGGAACGCGTCGTTGTTCAGGGTCGTCTCGATCTGGAAGACCTTGACGTGGTCTTTGATGATCCGGCCCATCCGCCACGCGCTCGAGTGCAGCTCCGAGTGCCGCGGGTCCATGAACGACCGCGAGTGGATCATCGTGTGCGCGTTGTGGTGATGGCGCAGTGAGTTGTACGACGCGAGCCCGACCGCCGTGGACTTCCAGCCGCCGTCCATCGCGACGAGGTTGATGTTCACGTACACCAGGAGGTCGGATTCCGCGGCACGCTTGGAGATCTCGACGTCTTCGCCGTGCTCCGTCGTACCGAGGTGAGCAAGGTTCGCGCGGTCCTCGGCGTCGAAGTTGTACAGCCGGTCGGGATAGAACGAGCGGTAGACGCGCTCGCCGACTGCCGCCTTGATCTCCTCGCCGGTCATCCGGCGGTGCAGCGCGGTTGCGACGATGAGCTCGACGTCGTCCACACCCGCGTCGGCGGCGTGCTGAAGCACGTGTTCGAGCACTCGCTGCCGGATGTCGGGCTTGCGCATCGGTGGCAGCGGCAGCGACAGGTCGTCGAAGGCGATCGTCAGCTTCATGCCGGGCCTGAGCAGTGCCGGCAGCGGTTCGGAGTCCAGCGGGTGGAGCAGCGCCTGCTCGATCGCCTCGTCGACGTCGACGAC
It includes:
- a CDS encoding lactate racemase domain-containing protein; amino-acid sequence: MSRPGFVLNVDERTPPLLMHSGESFHLQEFPLGTRVIYPPESLPGVVDVDEAIEQALLHPLDSEPLPALLRPGMKLTIAFDDLSLPLPPMRKPDIRQRVLEHVLQHAADAGVDDVELIVATALHRRMTGEEIKAAVGERVYRSFYPDRLYNFDAEDRANLAHLGTTEHGEDVEISKRAAESDLLVYVNINLVAMDGGWKSTAVGLASYNSLRHHHNAHTMIHSRSFMDPRHSELHSSAWRMGRIIKDHVKVFQIETTLNNDAFPSQYGFLTKREWEWSIRDQATFLGSKRGLDLLPPKQRRKIFQKMEAPYAMTGIAAGAVEPVHDATLERVHRQQLVEVDGQTDVLVMGLPYLCPYNVNSVMNPILAACLGLGYFFNMYRNKPLVREGGVVILNHPVPWEFSTLHHPSYVDFFDEVLAESTDPRVIGPKFEQQYATDPWYTHLYRTSHAYHGVHPFYMWYWCAHALDHVGQVIWVGGDRRSVARMGMRSAST